The genomic window TCAAGACTCCGGCCACAAAGGCGAACAGCACCACGGTGGAAAGATCCCGCTTCTCCCACCGCATCAGGCCCAAGAAGCGTTTTACCGGCGAAACCGGTTTTGATTCGGAATCGCTGGCCAAGCTCGCCGTCGATATCGCTTGGCTGCCAAGCTGCAATCCGGCGACGTAAACTACCGCCTCGGACGACGACAACGTCGCCGACAGTTGATGCTGCGAGAGGGTGTCGATCGAGGTGTCCTCTTCCATCCGCACGACTTCGACCTTTCGGCCCTGGCCCACGGTCAGCAGCCAAAACCGCTTGTCGGAAAACTGCAGCAACACCGGCTGCCCCTCCCGAACCCATTCCATCAGATCGCCGGGATGCGGATTGTTCAACTGCCGCAATTTCACGCCGATCTGGGCTGCAGACTCGACGATTCCTTCGGCGCCGTGACGAAGCCCGGAAGCCTGAAAGTTAACGCGTTCGGCAAACCCCGGGCCTTCCTGGACTCCTAAACAAAAAGCCAGCTGCCTTAAAATACGGACGCGCACCTCTTCATCGTGCGGCGGCGGGGCGGAAACGTTACGGATCAAGGCGGCTCATCCGGTATGAAAGCGGGACCATAACAGCGTCTCAGAATGACTGGCCGACGCGTAATTGTCAGCCCCCGTCCCACAGATTTGTAGAGGCCGGCGACTGTTCGCCAAGACTATATTCAGCGGACAATCACGGCAAGGCGGACCAACCGGGGGTGGGTCCAGGTTTGATCTGAACGTAGCCAAGCTCGCCAGAGATTGGATCGGGGCGACGAGCAGGTCCAAAGTTTGGCGACTTCGGCTACGGCCAGTCGCTACGAGCAAATGTGGACGCAGCGTTAGGCATCCAGATCGAGGTAGTTGCCGGTGTCCTCATCCGAAACGCTGTGCCTGCCCTGCGGAGGGGCTTGATCACCGTCCTCAGGATGGTCATGTTCGCGTGGCTCGTACAGCTGCCGGCCGTCGGCTTCGGAGTCGCCGGCCGCCGCGTCCTTTTCCACATGGGCCAGGCCGTTTTCGATCCCCGCCGGCTTGTCGGCTCGCTGCTGTGCTGCATCGGCGGCCGCCGCGGCATCGTTATCGGCCGACTTGGCAGCGGCTCGTTGAGTACCGGCGATCCCGGTAATAGCGGTCGGCGGCGAAGGTTGGATATTCATCTAACGAGTCTTTCCAAACGTCGAGCGAGCTTTTTGGGAAATATTGTCCAGGCCCATGCCCGGGAATAAGCGTTCCAAGGTTTCGCTAACACCGTCCAGGGTGCGTCGTTCAATATTCGGCGCATCGATGGGCCCTTGAACGTTGATGGTCCACAACGTGTACCGCTGGCTGTCCAACGGTCGGATCAATCGACTCCACGAATTCTGTGGACTAACACGTGTGTTAAACGTCAGATCCACATCCCTCATTCGGCTGACCGTACCACTGCCATGCAGCGCCACCAGGTCCCCCCACAATTGTAGCTGACTAAACGCGATCTGGTCGCCAGATAAAGTGAATTGCGTCTTTCCATCGGTAAACGCGACGTCTTCTCCCGGCGTGACCCGCAACTGGGTCAACAGCTGGACAATCTGCGGCAGCTGATACAAGTTCGCACCGCTCAGCTTCGCCTGCCCCACGCCCTTGAGCAAATGCGTGGCTCCCAACGCCCCTTCCAACTGCACTTCGCCGGATACCCGACCGGTCATGCCCGATTGAGGCTGCTGAAATTCCGACAGCAAGGCCGGCACGTCGGCATTAGCCAACGAGGCGAACACGTCATATTGACTGGTTGCCAGACCGAGGGTCCCGGAGAGCGTGAACTGGCCGCCGAACACATTGCCGGCCAGCGGTTGAAAGTTTTGTCCATCTGGCAAAGCTGGATTGATCGCTCCCAACAACAATTGGTCGCCACGAATGGCGAAGGGCCCGTGCACGCCGGTCAGTTGAATGTCTTGATAGTGCATGGAATCCAGTTGAGCCGTCCCGTCGGCGGTCACGCCCTCGACGTTTTGCAAGCCGCGGATGGACAGCTCTCCGCGGATGTCACGCACCGGCCCGACGTCGCCAATGCGATTCCCTTCCAACTGGATGCTCAGATCAAACCGGGACTCGGGCTGGGGAAATTCGTCATTGGGAAGCAGCAGGGAAGTCGTCCCGCGCAGCCCCAGCGGTCCGCGAAGCTGCAATCGCTGGCAGACGCCCTGAACCTCTGGCGGCAGCGACGAAATCAGTTCGGCGTCCACCGTCATTCGACTTCCGCTCAGCACGTTCATGTCCAGTCGCCAGCGTCCGTCTTTGGCTTCCACGCAGGTTCCATTGGCGGCCAGGCGAGTGCCATCGTGCCGGCCGTCAAGTTGCTCCAACCGCACCTGGCCGTCGGCATACAGAACTTTCCCGGCCACCAAATCCATGCGGTAGGGCAGGGCGTTGGGCCGCACGCTGACGGTGTTATGCGACACACCGGGCGCTGCGCCCAGCGACGCGGCGATCTGTAATTCAGGCTCGGCGTGCTCCGGCGTTTTGGTCACCGCCACCGAGATCTGTTCCAGCACACCGACCGGTGCCAGAGCATCCCAGGTCAGCTGGGACGAAGCCGGCAGGGCGGCTCGCAGCGTGCGATCGAGTGGCACGCTGCGACCGACAAACTGCAATCCCAATTCGCCGCCTTCGGGCGTTGTGCGGTACGTCCCATCGCAGGCGATCGACGCGGTGTCCCCATTCTCGGCCACAAAATTCACCAGCCGCGTAGTGTCGTCTTCAACCAGCACCTGACCGTGGACGCCATACAAAGGATACGGAAATCCGTCGTAACGCAGTTGCGCGTCTTCGAACCGGAGATCGATTCGCTGTGACTTGTTCCCCTGCGGATCGATTTGAAGCTCCGCCCCGGCCACCCGTACTCCGCCGCTGGGCGACAGCGATCGGACAAAAGTTTCCAGCTTGCTGGGCAGTTCGTTGCGCGGCGTCAGGGCACCGACCAAGGCATCGTTGATGGCGATCGATCCGTCGACCGACATGCGGAACCATTGCGGCACGCCGCTGCCGCGCGGCGCTAACCGCATCTGACATTGCATCGGCTGGCCATCCACCGTGCCGAACAACTCTTTGCAGCGGACGACGCCATCGTCGAATTGAATGGTGCCGTTTAGATTGCGTACTGGGTAGGGAAAGCGGTCGAAGCGGACGTTCACGCCCTTGCTTTGCACCGTCGCGGAGGTTGACCAGCGGTTGGCTTGATGAGTGAACGCCGCCGACACGTCGACCAGTCCTGAAGGCTGCAAACGATCCCATTGCATCCGCATCGACAACGGCAACGCGGCCCTCAGTCGTTGATCCAGCAGCAGGTTGCTAGCCGCCAAGTTGCAATGCAGCTCACAGGGCCAACGCAATTCCGCCAGCGTCGCATCCCCACGAAACAAGGCCCCATCGACATAAGCCTGCACGTCTTCAAAGCGGGCTCCCTGATGGCTCAGTGAAAACTGACCGCTGATTTTTTGCGCTGTCAGCGCCAGGTGCGGATGTTCGAAACGGCCGTCGTCGATGTTGCCGTGAACCTGCCACTGCACGGGCTGTTGAGGCTGAGTGCGGATCGTGAAACGGGCGTTGCCGATACAATCCAAGCCGCGCAGCGCAGCGCTCAGCTTGTCGAATCGACGAGGCAGCCGATCCAGTCGAGCGGACTCCAGTCGCAGCTCCGTGGCAACTCCCTTAACCGTCCAGCCCGCCGAACCACCGACCGCCTGCACGCTCAACTGCTGGCACTCACTGCTGGTCGCCACGGCTTCGACGTGATGTTCGATCGGCCCCCCGGTCTCTGCGGCAGACTTGGTTATTCGGGCTTCGATGTGATGCCACTGCAGCGACCGGGCCGGTTCTCGCGGATCATGGATCAATCGCACGCGGGCGTCGTGGACGACGATCAACGGGCAACCGGGCCCCAGCTTGGGCAGCGGCAGCAATTGTTCGATCGAAAATTTTTCGTCGGTATCGGTCCACAAATTGGCCTCCACTCCGCTGACGACCATTCGCTTGGCGGTCATCGGGAACTCGCCCTCGCCCACCCGCCGCCAATCGAGGTCGGTTTCGGCGACCACGCGAGCTACACGCAGCAGCGGCGTCGAACCGCCCGTTCCCAGCGGAGCGGCTACCACGATGTCATCCAATACCAATCCGGTGCCGGGTACATAGCGGCCGCCAGCGATGCGGATGTCCAGGTGGGAATAATGCGCTGCCAACTTGCTTTCGATCGATCGCCGCGCCTGCTCACCGAGCGTCTCGGGCAACATGCTGCGGACGATCAACGCCAACAGCGCAGCGGTGATCAGAAACCAACGCCAGCGCCGACGAGGGCGACGTCGCGGCGGCGCGGCGGCCGAGTTTGCCGGGGGCGATGTCGTCGTAGAGCCGTCGGCTTCCATGCCGTTGCTGAACCCAATCGAAAACTGAAAACGAACGCTGCGAATGGAGCCACTCGCCAACGCACCGCGCCATCGGGGCACGGTCCTGAGGACTTACGGAGTCCGCCGCCGAGGGTATCGAATTTCCTAGCCGCCAAGCCAGCCCAGATAGTCCCAAATTCGATACAGCCAGGGGTGTTGCCAGGGGTTCTGCAGGGCGGTGGAAGCCGAAAACACGCTCAACATCAGCAGGCCCCCGCCCAAATACCGCAGCCCACCAAACTTCGCCATCCGATCGGCGGCCGGTACCATCAGCCATAACCACAGCGGGGCAAACCACATCATCCACCGCAGCGCCGCGCTGACGCCTCCATAATTGCGGTCGATCAGCGGTCGCATCCAGTAGAAAACCAAGCAAACCAGCGAAGCCAGGCAGATCGCCATCGCCAAGGCTCGGCGATTCCCGTCCTCGTCAGCCAACCAGTACACCGCTCCCACGATCGACAGCAACCACAGGGGCGTTAACGAAAACAGGCCGTGGTGCCCTAGGGTGGTGTGCAGGATGTACACCGCTCGCGAGGGTTCGCCCAAATCGACACCGCTCCGCCCATCGCCGGTCCAGTAACTACCTTCGTATTCGTACCAGTCGTCCCAATGCCGCAGCTGCCACCGCGAGCCTTCTCGGACGACCGCATAACGTTGGTTGCCCGATTCGGTTGCCGCCATGTAACGTCCTTCGCGATGGGACTGCAATAACCCCATCCGCTCGTCGATCGTTTCGCCGCCAGCGATCAAGGCCTCGCGAATCTTAGCGATGTCCGGCAGCTTGGCGGGAGCTTCAGCGGCGTCCAGTTCCGCGATCAGGTCGCCGTTGCCGCGATGAGCGTAGGGCGGACGAAGACTTTGATGAGCGATCCAATTGGTTCCGAAAAAGCCGGCGGCTACCACCAACACACCGGGCAGGTACCCCAGCAACCAAGCACTGGGGGAGCGCCACAACGCGATCACGGCGAACAGCACCAGCAAACACAATGCGGGCAACTCGTTGGCTGCCAACATCCCTCCGGCCAAACCGGCCACCAGCATCCAGGACACGCGTTGAACACGCCCCGCGTCGGCCAGCACCCACAGAGAAACGGCGGCGGCGGCGGCGGCCGGCAGGTGATTGTTCAGCGTCACGGCGAAGGGCAACAACATGGTCCCGAAACAGGTCGCCGCTCCACAAAAAACCCGCCCCCATTTGCTGCGTCCAGATCGATGGATCAGCGATAACGTGGGTGCCAGGAATAACCACAACAGCGGCAAATTGGTCAACGCCAACACCAACCGGCCCATGTACATCGGGTAATCGGTCAGCGACATCCCGGTCACTTGATAAGCCGCGGCATAGATGCCGGCGATCATCGTGGGCAGCAACGGCGGTTTACTGCTGTAGTCGTGGTAAATCCCGTCGGTACCTTGATGGCGGACCCGGTCGATGGTCTGCCAAGTCCGCACGTCGCGTTTGATCTTGGGGTCTCGGGCCGTCAACTGCATCTGTCGATCGATACGATACGTGCCGTCTTCCACCAGCGACGCCACGGTACACCAACGGCTGCGATCATTGGCGCTCAAAAACGGCGTCAAGCCATTGGCACTACTGACCACGGCGATCCGGCCGGCCACGATTCCCAAGGCGATCAGCATCAATAACAGCAGCGTTCGCCAGATCAGCGGATCGTCTTGGGCAAGGCGGGCCGTGGGCGTCCCCGCGGCTAGTTCAGCATCAGAATTCATGTCGCAAACCGTTGAGGATCCAATCGCACGAGGAGCTGCTTGTGTGGCGACTGCTCATCCTATTCTTAAACCGCCCCGCGACAACCAGCAAAGAACTTGCAATCTGCTGCCCAAACCGCGAAAACTAAGATTCCACCGTTTGCTCCCCCGCGGCAGGATGCCTCCCTTCCCAAGAGGATCCCCATGCGTCCTTTTGCACTGCAGCGTCGCACGCACGGCTTCACGTTGATCGAATTACTTGTGGTGTTGGCGGTGATCGGTATTCTGATGGCGTTGTTACTGCCGGCGGTTCAAGCCGTTCGCGAAGCGGCTCGTCGTACCCAGTGCGCCAACAACCTGCATCAGATGGGGCTCGCGCTGCACAACTATCACGACAGTCTGGGGCGTTTCCCAGCGGGGCTGATCGAAAGCAACGGGATGTTATGGAGCGGATCGCTGTTGCCCTATCTTGAAGCCCAACCGGTCACGGGCTCCCTGGCGGAATCGGTTAACTGGACCACCGCCACTAACATGCTGGCTTTACAAACCGCCTTCCCAACCTTTCGTTGCCCTTCTTCGGCTGCACCACGCCGCATGGATCACGGCGTTCCGGACCGCGTCCCGGCAACCTACCTGGGCGTCGCCTCGGGAACGGTGAATCGCGAAAGCGGCCCGTTCCCCACGCTGTACGATACGCCTCAGGACGGCGTGTTTTATCGCAACAGCCGCGTAGCGATGCGAGACGTCATCGACGGCACCAGCCAGACCGCGGCGATCGGCGAGACGCTGGTCGAGCTGTCAGTTGAGGGAATCGACCACCAAGGCATCAATCAAGTGCTCGACCACTGGTGCGTGGGGACGCCCACGTTTGCGCCCAACGAGCTCAGTGAAGCCTTGGGCAGCACGGCCGCTCCGCTAGGCGTTGCCGACTCACACGATCCGGAAATCTTTGTCGATGACAAAGAATTAAGTTACACAAGCCGGCACTCCGACGGAGCACAGATGCTGTTCGTCGATGGGCGGATCCAATGGATATCCGACCAAATTGATGCGACCATTTGGCGAGCGGTAGGCACCAAAGCCGGCGGGGAAGTGATCGGCGAATTCTAACCGCATGGGCTCGCCATAAAAGGCGTTCGAGGCCGCATCCGTCGTCTAGTTTTTGGACACCGGCGACTAGCTTTTGGACATCTGGGCGTTGATGGCTTCGACGGGAATCGGGATTCCTCGCAGCACACCTTCGGCGACCAACTGGCCGTCGACCACGCCTTGAAACGAGGCCACGATCATGCGCCCGCGGCGGACACGGTCCAGGCGGACCATCACAACCAGCCGATCTCCCGGCGTCACGACGCCGCGAAAGCGAACGTTATCCAGCCCGCCAAAGCCGACCATGGCGGCTCCCAGCAAGTCGTATTTTTGTGTGAAATAACTGGCCAGCTGGGCGGAGGCTTCCAGGATCATGACCCCTGGCATCAGCGGCATGCCCGGCATATGGCCGCGGACCCAGAACTCCTCGTCACTCAGTTGCTTGTACGCTGCGCAGGCCTGGATGTCGGTCGCTTCGTGCAGAATCGCCGACAGCTGTTCCATTTCATGGCGCTGGGGATTGTACTTGCGTATCTCTTCGATTCCCGCCAGCGGCGCGTCAAAGTTGAGTATTGCAGGGTCGATGATGAAGTCGGATGTTCCCACAAGCGGCACTCCGGCGATGGTCACAATTGAAGAGTTAGTGCAAATCGAAGCGATGGAGCAGCAGTGGGCGACTAGGTTTTCAGCTTTTTGCGGCGAGCTTTACGGGCTTTCGCGTTGGCGGGACGTTTGCCATGGTTGGCTTTTTTGACTTTATGATGTGGCTTTGCCATCGAATCTATAGGGTTCAGGGAAACGGTTGAAAATTGAGATTGGTAGGAGATTAGCAGTTTGGCACGAACTAGAAAAGCCGAAGCGAAATCACTTCGGCTTGACGAGCCAATCGGTAGCCGGGCCAGGGCCATAGCCGGGGGCAGGGCCGTACCATGGGGCAGGGCCCGTGCAAAACCCGTCGGCCGTTAAGCGCGGACCTTGGTTCGCGCTTCACGCAGGCCGCGGCTGAGGATATCGCGAAGCATCGGCGAATAATCTTCAAACTTCGACTGATCCGGCGCGCCGTTGGCGAACTGATAGATCGCATCGCGGGGTTTGACGCCCAGAGCGATCAGCGTGCTGCTGACCGTACCGTGCTCCTTGCCGCGAATCACCATGCTCGGCCGCCCTGGTCCGGTGGGGGCGCGGGCGAACACTTTGCTGGCTACCGCCAGGAATTTCACCGGCGAATCGAGCATTTGCAGGGTCAGCAGGCGGCGAGCCATCTGCACGCGTTCGTCGGTGGGATCGTTCACGTCGCGGGCGCCAATGATATTCAGGCCCTCGCGCAGCTCCACCACATCGGTCTGTTCGTCAACGTGCACGACCCAGCCGTCTTTAGCATCGGCAATACAGATGTTCACGCCTTCGTAGCGGGTATTCTCCAATTCGGAGAGGGCTTTATCGAGGGCTTTTTTGGCCGACCCGCAACGCAACAGATCCAACCCGAGCAGCCCTCGCGACCGCTGACCAAACATCGGCATCGCCGTGGCGCGGTTACACAGGCCAACAAATAAACCATTCTGATTGACGCCCAACCAGGTCCCGCCACCGCGTTGGTCAATACCGCAGAGAACCCGCGGCTTTCCCGATTGGATGGAGGGTGGCACACTGGGGCGATCGTAATATTCCTCACGATTCGCCGCGACCAAAATCGGACTTTCCGGAACCAGCCGGTACTGCACAGCGAGTAAGCACATCGCTTTTACTTTCTTTTTCAAAGATCGGTGTCGATTTTTTCAATGGATGTCGTGAGGGGCAGCTCAACGCATCGGAGCGACCGAGGCCGCTGTCCGCTGGCTTTCTCACAACGCTGCCAATCTAGCCACAAAACCCGCCAACCGTCACCCGCCAATGGGGGGTTCCGCAAGCAATTTTTCAGTCCTTTTACAGGTTCAGATCCCCTAATCGTGACACAAAGGCGCCCGAGTGCCCATATTCACAGCCAGTCGAGGGGCGATCTGCGGACGCCGGTGCGCCTCACGACTAGCCCGTCCTGTGCCGATAATGACGCTATGAGCCCATCCACCGCCAATTACCGTAGTCGCGTGTTGAACCTGAAAGCCCCGGTATCGGTGACGCTGGCCCGCAAACGCGTGGCCCTCAGCGGAGTCCTGGACATCGTTCCCGGGACGATGCTGACCTTCGAAAAAACCTGTGACGAGCTGCTGGAGCTGGAGGTGGGAGGCCATCCGATCGCCACCGGAGAAGCGGTCAAAGTGGGGGACAAATTCGGCCTCCGCATCCGCACCCTCGGCCGCCCCCAAACCGAGTAACCCACTCCCAAATGGGGACATGAACCACCCACCCCCAGAAAATAGCTAGCATTGCCCGGTGCAATGCGCGGGGACAGTCCCCGCGCCTTCTCATATGCTAGCAATCACCCGCGCGGGGTCAGTCCCTGCGCCTTTTTTATGCTAGCGGTCGCAATCAGGCGCCGCTGGTTCATGGCCCCATTTGAGAGCCGTCCCCGCGCCTTTTAGATGCTAGCAACCACTTCCAGCCCCTGCTGGTTCATGTCCCCATTTGGGAGTCGATGCTAGCAGCTGCCTGCGCGGGGACAGTCCCTGCGCCTTTTTTATGCTAGCGGTCGCAATCAGGCGCCGCTGGCTCATGACCCCACCTGAGAGCCGGTTCATGGCCCCATTTGAGAGCCCTTGGCTGTTAAGCCCCGGGTACGCGCCCCAAATAAAACGAAGGCCCCGAGGGCGGACGTCAGGCCGCTTGGGAGTGGGCGCTGGGCAGGATGTGACGGCCCAGGGTTTCGATTTCCAGCTTCAGCAATTGGTCGACCAGCTGAGCGGCGGTGGGGCGATCCTGTGGATTGGGTCGGGTCATCAGCTGCAACAGCTGCTGCACCGGTTCCGGCGGTTGGCTCTCGGCGGGAATCAGACGCTGCATCACCTTCCCCAACGCAAAGATATCCGCACTCGCACTCAGCATCCCCTGACCGGCCAACAGTTCCGGAGCCGCAAACTCGGGGGTGCCACGGAACACGGGATCGTGCAGGGTGCGGTGCCTAACCGCAAACCCTAAATCCAGCACCGTCACGTGCCCGCGGTCGCTGATCATCAAATTCGAAGGTTTGAGGTCGCGATGCAGCCAGCCGGCGGCATGCAATGCAGCCAGGGCTTGGACCGATTGCCGACACCACCACAGCGATACCGGAATCGGCTGCGGCTGCGAACGCTCCAGACGGTACTCCAAGGTATCGCCTTCGATCCGAGGCATAACGCAGTACGGCTGACTGGCCGACAACGAGGCGTCGAGCACGGGAATCAGATTGGGGTGTGAAGCATCAGAGGCCGCAGCCACTTCGGCGCGAATCTGCATCGCCCCCTCGGGTTGTTCCTGCATCGGTTTGCGGGCGATTTTAAGCACATAGTCGCAGCGGGGGCTGCCCGTCGCGTCGGCGGGCTGGGCTAAATACAGTTCGGTCCAAGGTCCTTGATGGATCCGCGCGACCAGCCGCCAGATGCCGACGGTGCGAGGTGCGGAGAGGTTTTTGGGGGCCGATTGGGTCAATCGTAACTCCATGCGATCATCCTTGGTGCGCGAACATACCCGAGAGGGGCATTCCTGAGATGGGCCGTGGCGGCTCCATGCTGGGATGATCGACCAGTTGCGGGGCCGGGCCGTAAACGAGGTGTTGCAGCCGTTAAAGTCTCCCCAGATTCAGCCTCGTCCCGCGCCGCCCCCACAGCTACATCTGATTGCCTAACGCGTCCTTGATCCTCTACACTGTTCCGCTCGCCGCCATCCCGACCACAACAAGGGAAACCAAATGCCCATTCACCATCCATCCATTGCCCTGCTGCTGTTGACGATGCTTGTTTGTCCCATCGGATGCGGTCGTTCCGCGCCCGGTCCCGGCGCCAATGCCACGGCCGTGGGCAGTAACACGGGCAGCAACGCCAACTCCCAAGATCGCTTTCCGCTGGAAGCCGGCCAATACACGGTGCTGGGAATCATGACGGACCGCCAGGACAATTCCTTGGCCAAGGGCAACGTCGAATCGACTCTGCTGCAGCACCCCGACGTCGATTGCTTGGTAGGCCTGTGGAGCGCTAACACGCCGGCCATCCTCGCGGCCCTAGACGCCTCCGACAAGACCGAGCCTCCGCAGGTGGTCGGATTCGATGAGCACGACGACACACTCAAAGGCATTCGCGAAGGCAAGGTGTATGGCACCATCGTCCAACAACCCTACGCGTTCGGCTTCCGTTCGGTGGAGTTCCTCACTGCCATCGCTCGCGGTGGCGAAGTCCCTGTTCCCGAGTCGGGCCGCATCTATATTCCTTACCGCGAGATCACTGCCGATAACGTCCAGCAGTTTTCCGATGAAGTCCACGCCATGAACGCCGGCAACGGTCCCGTCCTCGACTCCATGGCCGAGATGGGTGAAGGCGAGCAACCCGTTTCGGTGGCCTTCATCACCAACGGCACCGACCCGTTCTGGACTCTGGCCGATAAGGGCTGCCAAAAGGCGGCTGAACATTTTCAGGTCGAAGTGGAATTCCAGCCCCCCAGCACCTCGACGATCGAGGCGCAAAAGCGGTTGTTAGAGTCCAATGTGGTCAAACAATTTGACGGGATCGCGATTAGCCCCATCGACCCGGAGAACCAAGTCGCCATGATTAACGAAGCCTGCCAGGCGATGCCGGTGATCTGCCACGACAGCGACGCTCCGGATAGCGACCGTTTGTTCTACCTGGGAACCAGCAACTACATGGCCGGACGCGCCGCCGGGCGGATGATCAAACAAGCGATCCCCGATGGAGGTAAAGTCATGATGTTCGTCGGCCTGATGGAAGTGCTCAACGCCCAAGAGCGCAGTCAGGGCGTGATCGATGAACTGGCAGACAAACCGATTCCGGAAATTTACCAAGGAGCCGAGTAATCAATTCTTCGTCATCATGTGTTTCGGTTGTCGTA from Roseimaritima ulvae includes these protein-coding regions:
- a CDS encoding AsmA-like C-terminal region-containing protein is translated as MPRWRGALASGSIRSVRFQFSIGFSNGMEADGSTTTSPPANSAAAPPRRRPRRRWRWFLITAALLALIVRSMLPETLGEQARRSIESKLAAHYSHLDIRIAGGRYVPGTGLVLDDIVVAAPLGTGGSTPLLRVARVVAETDLDWRRVGEGEFPMTAKRMVVSGVEANLWTDTDEKFSIEQLLPLPKLGPGCPLIVVHDARVRLIHDPREPARSLQWHHIEARITKSAAETGGPIEHHVEAVATSSECQQLSVQAVGGSAGWTVKGVATELRLESARLDRLPRRFDKLSAALRGLDCIGNARFTIRTQPQQPVQWQVHGNIDDGRFEHPHLALTAQKISGQFSLSHQGARFEDVQAYVDGALFRGDATLAELRWPCELHCNLAASNLLLDQRLRAALPLSMRMQWDRLQPSGLVDVSAAFTHQANRWSTSATVQSKGVNVRFDRFPYPVRNLNGTIQFDDGVVRCKELFGTVDGQPMQCQMRLAPRGSGVPQWFRMSVDGSIAINDALVGALTPRNELPSKLETFVRSLSPSGGVRVAGAELQIDPQGNKSQRIDLRFEDAQLRYDGFPYPLYGVHGQVLVEDDTTRLVNFVAENGDTASIACDGTYRTTPEGGELGLQFVGRSVPLDRTLRAALPASSQLTWDALAPVGVLEQISVAVTKTPEHAEPELQIAASLGAAPGVSHNTVSVRPNALPYRMDLVAGKVLYADGQVRLEQLDGRHDGTRLAANGTCVEAKDGRWRLDMNVLSGSRMTVDAELISSLPPEVQGVCQRLQLRGPLGLRGTTSLLLPNDEFPQPESRFDLSIQLEGNRIGDVGPVRDIRGELSIRGLQNVEGVTADGTAQLDSMHYQDIQLTGVHGPFAIRGDQLLLGAINPALPDGQNFQPLAGNVFGGQFTLSGTLGLATSQYDVFASLANADVPALLSEFQQPQSGMTGRVSGEVQLEGALGATHLLKGVGQAKLSGANLYQLPQIVQLLTQLRVTPGEDVAFTDGKTQFTLSGDQIAFSQLQLWGDLVALHGSGTVSRMRDVDLTFNTRVSPQNSWSRLIRPLDSQRYTLWTINVQGPIDAPNIERRTLDGVSETLERLFPGMGLDNISQKARSTFGKTR
- a CDS encoding serine/threonine-protein kinase — its product is MELRLTQSAPKNLSAPRTVGIWRLVARIHQGPWTELYLAQPADATGSPRCDYVLKIARKPMQEQPEGAMQIRAEVAAASDASHPNLIPVLDASLSASQPYCVMPRIEGDTLEYRLERSQPQPIPVSLWWCRQSVQALAALHAAGWLHRDLKPSNLMISDRGHVTVLDLGFAVRHRTLHDPVFRGTPEFAAPELLAGQGMLSASADIFALGKVMQRLIPAESQPPEPVQQLLQLMTRPNPQDRPTAAQLVDQLLKLEIETLGRHILPSAHSQAA
- a CDS encoding substrate-binding domain-containing protein, with translation MPIHHPSIALLLLTMLVCPIGCGRSAPGPGANATAVGSNTGSNANSQDRFPLEAGQYTVLGIMTDRQDNSLAKGNVESTLLQHPDVDCLVGLWSANTPAILAALDASDKTEPPQVVGFDEHDDTLKGIREGKVYGTIVQQPYAFGFRSVEFLTAIARGGEVPVPESGRIYIPYREITADNVQQFSDEVHAMNAGNGPVLDSMAEMGEGEQPVSVAFITNGTDPFWTLADKGCQKAAEHFQVEVEFQPPSTSTIEAQKRLLESNVVKQFDGIAISPIDPENQVAMINEACQAMPVICHDSDAPDSDRLFYLGTSNYMAGRAAGRMIKQAIPDGGKVMMFVGLMEVLNAQERSQGVIDELADKPIPEIYQGAE
- a CDS encoding 50S ribosomal protein bL37, whose translation is MAKPHHKVKKANHGKRPANAKARKARRKKLKT
- a CDS encoding 3-hydroxyacyl-ACP dehydratase FabZ family protein, with product MGTSDFIIDPAILNFDAPLAGIEEIRKYNPQRHEMEQLSAILHEATDIQACAAYKQLSDEEFWVRGHMPGMPLMPGVMILEASAQLASYFTQKYDLLGAAMVGFGGLDNVRFRGVVTPGDRLVVMVRLDRVRRGRMIVASFQGVVDGQLVAEGVLRGIPIPVEAINAQMSKS
- a CDS encoding NRDE family protein, with amino-acid sequence MCLLAVQYRLVPESPILVAANREEYYDRPSVPPSIQSGKPRVLCGIDQRGGGTWLGVNQNGLFVGLCNRATAMPMFGQRSRGLLGLDLLRCGSAKKALDKALSELENTRYEGVNICIADAKDGWVVHVDEQTDVVELREGLNIIGARDVNDPTDERVQMARRLLTLQMLDSPVKFLAVASKVFARAPTGPGRPSMVIRGKEHGTVSSTLIALGVKPRDAIYQFANGAPDQSKFEDYSPMLRDILSRGLREARTKVRA
- a CDS encoding DUF1559 domain-containing protein, whose protein sequence is MRPFALQRRTHGFTLIELLVVLAVIGILMALLLPAVQAVREAARRTQCANNLHQMGLALHNYHDSLGRFPAGLIESNGMLWSGSLLPYLEAQPVTGSLAESVNWTTATNMLALQTAFPTFRCPSSAAPRRMDHGVPDRVPATYLGVASGTVNRESGPFPTLYDTPQDGVFYRNSRVAMRDVIDGTSQTAAIGETLVELSVEGIDHQGINQVLDHWCVGTPTFAPNELSEALGSTAAPLGVADSHDPEIFVDDKELSYTSRHSDGAQMLFVDGRIQWISDQIDATIWRAVGTKAGGEVIGEF
- a CDS encoding FliM/FliN family flagellar motor switch protein → MSPSTANYRSRVLNLKAPVSVTLARKRVALSGVLDIVPGTMLTFEKTCDELLELEVGGHPIATGEAVKVGDKFGLRIRTLGRPQTE